The proteins below come from a single Argentina anserina chromosome 1, drPotAnse1.1, whole genome shotgun sequence genomic window:
- the LOC126788741 gene encoding FH protein interacting protein FIP2, translated as MMRDFDLSSPIRLNIGGNKFYTTISTLTQREPDSMLAAMFSGRHTVSVEQGYVFVDRDGKHFRHILNWLRDGVVPTLKDSKYEELLREAEYYQLLGLIDGIHAVQNKMKDEEESDSELTRADILKCIQSKKVRFRGVNLSGLDLSKLDLSFVDFSYACLKNVFFSRANLHCAKFKDADAEGAIFHNATLRECEFTGANLRGALLAGTNLQSANLQDACLIDCSFCQADLRSAHLQNADLTNANLEGAILEGANLKGAKLINTNLKDANLQRAYLRQVNLRDTHLEGAKLDGANLLGAIR; from the exons ATGATGAGGGACTTCGATCTATCCTCTCCGATTCGCCTTAACATAG GaggaaataaattttacaccACTATTTCTACTCTGACTCAACGTGAACCCGATTCAATGCTCGCCGCCATGTTCAGCGGTCGACACACTGTGTCTGTGGAACAG GGGTATGTTTTTGTTGATCGGGACGGGAAACATTTCCGCCACATACTTAATTGGTTACGAGATGGTGTTGTCCCCACATTAAAAGATTCTAAATATGAAGAACTTCTTCGCGAGGCAGAATACTATCAACTACTT GGGTTGATTGATGGAATACATGCtgttcaaaataaaatgaagGATGAGGAAGAGTCAGATTCAGAACTAACACGCGCAGATATCCTCAAGTGTATACAGTCTAAGAAAGTCAGGTTTCGTGGTGTTAATCTTTCTGGCCTTGATCTTTCGAAATTG GATCTATCATTTGTTGACTTCAGCTATGCATGTCTGAAAAATGTGTTCTTCTCACGTGCAAACCTTCATTGTGCTAAGTTCAAG GATGCAGACGCTGAGGGTGCCATATTTCACAATGCAACTTTGCGAGA ATGTGAATTTACTGGGGCAAATCTCCGTGGAGCTTTGTTGGCTGGTACAAACCTCCAGAGTGCAAATCTACAAG ATGCATGCTTAATAGATTGTAGCTTTTGCCAGGCAGACCTTCGATCTGCACACCTACAG AATGCGGATCTTACAAATGCCAATTTAGAGGGAGCTATTCTGGAAGGAgcaaatttgaag gGCGCTAAGTTGATTAATACCAATTTGAAGGATGCAAACCTTCAACGAGCTTATTTGCGGCAAGTGAATCTTCGAGATACG CATTTAGAAGGTGCAAAGCTTGATGGTGCTAATTTGCTTGGAGCAATCAGATGA
- the LOC126789029 gene encoding dehydrin HIRD11 → MAGIMNKIGDALHIGGNKGDEHNKEEDEHHKKDEHYSKGKDHDDDHKKHKDDKDDHHKSKDHDDDHHKDDKKKKKKKDKKKDDGHSSSSDSD, encoded by the coding sequence atggcaGGAATCATGAACAAGATCGGAGATGCGCTCCACATCGGAGGAAACAAAGGCGACGAGCATAACAAGGAGGAGGACGAGCACCACAAGAAGGACGAGCACTACAGCAAGGGCAAGGATCATGACGACGACCACAAGAAACACAAGGACGACAAGGATGATCACCACAAGAGCAAGGACCACGACGATGATCACCACAAGGAcgacaagaagaaaaagaagaagaaggacaaGAAGAAAGACGACGGccacagcagcagcagcgaCAGCGATTGA
- the LOC126804410 gene encoding uncharacterized protein LOC126804410, with protein MAVDYHTKWIEAEPMAKITMDQGVCHRNGTTVLYASLAHPQTNGQVEAVNKLIKKYLKKRLNEATRLWAQKLPEVLWALRTIPTAATGQSLFLLGFGTEAVFSVEIEVPSERVESYDQDINVVSLQLNMDLLEKRREKAHLRNINGKQRISKHYNKQVCPWPMVVSDWVMNEVRPRPVGLNLK; from the exons ATGGCGGTAGACTACCACACTAAGTGGATAGAGGCAGAACCTATGGCTAAAATCACCATGGACCAG GGAGTTTGCCATAGGAATGGCACCACCGTTTTGTATGCTTCTTTGGCACACCCCCAAACCAATGGACAGGTCGAAGCTGTCAACAAACTCATCAAGAAATATCTAAAAAAGCGCCTCAATGAGGCCACAAGACTTTGGGCTCAAAAACTCCCGGAGGTGCTATGGGCCCTCCGGACAATCCCCACTGCCGCCACGGGCCAGTCTCTCTTTCTGTTAGGTTTTGGCACAGAGGCCGTATTCTCAGTAGAGATTGAAGTCCCCTCTGAACGAGTCGAAAGCTACGACCAAGACATAAACGTCGTTAGCCTCCAGCTCAATATGGACTTGCTTGAAAAACGCCGGGAGAAAGCCCACCTACGGAATATTAACGGCAAGCAACGCATTTCCAAACACTACAACAAGCAAGTTTGCCCCTGGCCCATGGTGGTTAGTGATTGGGTGATGAATGAAGTCAGGCCCCGGCCTGTTGGATTAAACCTTAAGTAG
- the LOC126804394 gene encoding uncharacterized protein LOC126804394: MDKVLNKQYLKYTYPSVLWDTLKEQFDHVHDARLPTLLEEWIYVHLLDFAKVHDYNQKMLNLQTNLNLCGKEKTDNDMIEKTLETFSESASEIVHPYRLDYEAKRIKSFADLMNLLKKKERHHEIILNNNNLRLAGTKRVPEANQEIVRAQKKCKQYLSNESNYVEDVEMPDVNATIKLKVEDFQTKEKEKVGPEAHSTPDFE; this comes from the exons ATGGACAAGGTGCTCAACAAACAGTACCTAAAGTATACATATCCGAGTGTTCTTTGGGACACTCTCAAGGAACAGTTTGATCATGTGCATGACGCACGGTTACCAACTCTTTTGGAAGAATGGATATATGTTCATCTATTGGATTTTGCCAAGGTTCATGATTACAATCAGAAAATGTTAAATCTCCAGACAAACTTAAATTTATGTGGCAAGGAGAAAACTGACAATGACATGATCGAGAAGACCCTAGAGACTTTCTCAGAATCTGCGAGTGAAATAGTTCACCCGTATCGCCTTGATTATGAGGCCAAAAGAATCAAGAGTTTTGCAGATTTGATGAaccttctcaagaagaagGAACGTCATCATGAGATCattctcaacaacaacaatctaAGACTTGCAGGGACGAAAAGAGTTCCAGAAGCTAATCAG GAGATTGTTCGAGCTCAGAAGAAGTGCAAGCAATACTTGTCCAATGAAAGcaactatgttgaagatgtggaAATGCCTGATGTTAATGCTACCATCAAGCTCAAAGTTGAGGACTTTCAGACaaaggagaaagagaaagtCGGTCCTGAGGCTCATTCCACTCCTGATTTTGAATAA